The Mus caroli chromosome 9, CAROLI_EIJ_v1.1, whole genome shotgun sequence DNA window GTTGCACGCAGGAGCTAGATTTCAACCTTTGGTTCAGACAGAAGGCCCAGAGCGTTACCATCTCAGAGGATCTGGTTCCTGGGAGCGAGGTGGTTCAGGTCCAAGCTACGGGATTCAACTTATTCTATGAAATCATCTCCCCAAGGCCCAGTTTATTCTACTCTATTGGACAAGGTGAGGGAAGGAGTGGGGTGGGTATCGAAGATGTCCTTAACTGGGAAAGGGCGAGGCACAGATGTGGCTCCTTCCTGAAAGTTTGGATTCAGAGCCCTGATcctagaggaagaggcaggaatgGCCAGGATCGAGTGGGACTAACCTGGGGCAGAACAGAGGTTTGTTTCTTCTTACACCCTCTCTACACTCTCAGCTGACGGGGTAGTGAGGACCACCGCACCCCTGGATTTGGCTCGCGTTCAGGGCGCCGTGGTCACAAAACTGCAGGTGAGGGCCTTTGAGAGGCCCCGGCCCTGGGCCAGTGCGGTGTTCGATCTCACGGTTAGCGTGCGCGCGGTAAACCAGTGGCCCCCACGCTGCCATCCAGCGCTACTGGTGTGAGTACCCGGAAGCCATGTCCCGGCTGGTTGGAGTGAAATCCCCTAGCCCATCATTGGTCCAGACTCCTGTCTTGCCACCTGCCCTCTACTCCCAGGACTCAAATTCCAGAGACCTCACTCGTGGGCACCGTGCTAGACACACTCACGTGTGTTGACCCAGACTCTGCAGGCGGCCCCCTCGACTACCAGCTGCGGTTCCACAGCCCTCCTGACTCTGCCAGCCTCCGTCTTCGTGAGAGAATCCTAGAGGTGCCCAACACACACTCCTAGACTCCATGCAGACAAGGTGGGAGGGCCAAGGTTTGTTGGCATTGAGAGCATGGAGGTGGGGTGAGAGTAAGGTTGTGGAGACAGCCTGCAGTCTGGAAAACTGGGTCAAGGTAGGCTATCTGTGGACACCCTGGTTTGAGGCACCCTGACATGCCTGATCCTGACTTCATCTTACTCTCTGGTCCCCTTGGCCAGGTGAATGCTACGTTGGACTGTGACACACCTGGGGCTTGCTTCCATCATTCAGCTTCCATCTTGGTGGTCGATGGTGGTCAACCCCAAATGACCAGTGAGTGACGATACTTAGGCCTGAACGTTCAGAACAAGGCTATTTTGTCCACCTCCACTATATCCCCAAGACACAGCTTTTTTCCCTCAGGATTGTCTCAGTTTAAGAACCCTCGGATGTCTCTCTTGAGACTGGCACCATGCCACAGAAAACCTTCCCTCCAATATATGGCCATGTTTACTTACTAAGACCCCCTAGGGCAGGTCTGGGTACCTCAGGCCATCTCCTTAACTACCAAGTGGTCCCCAGCTGAGATTCCAGTGCTGGTGATGGTGACACCCGTCAACGAGTTCTCCCCAGCCTGTGTCCCACGCACATTCCGGGTTCGGGAGGACGCAGGGCCCCACACTCTGCTGGGCTCCATAGTGGGCACGGATATGGACTACCCTCATAACAGCCTCGAGTACTACATCTCTGGTGGACCCTCCACCTTTGCTGTGGATCGTCTGAGTGGTACTTAAACCccagggctgggagggagggataggGCCAGAGTTGCCTCTGCAGGCTAAAGCTTTGATCATCCCTTATAGGAGAACTTCACCTCCTGGGGCCTTTGGACTATGAGCAGCAGAGGTTGTACAAGATCACCATTCTGCTGATTGATCACAGTCAAGACTGGGACCTCAACAGTCACCGATCAGGTTCATGTGCCATAACCATTGAGGTTGAGGTAAATGACCTCCAAGGCCTAGGAAAGACCATTTTCCCTCTGGCCATTTGCTTTTTCCCCCCCGCAGAAGCCTTAGTTTCTCCTAGGGGCtggttggggggaggggcttaCTGTGGAAAACATTAAAGCCTGTTACTTGCCACTTGGGCTCAATGTTTACAAAGAAAGCTGATGGGCTAGCCTGGGAGTTTGAGGAATGGGCTGTCGTCTCTCCTAATGTGGTGGCCTTTCTCCAGGATGTGAACGACCACGCCCCCGAGTGTGAGCCTCCATTTCAGGAACTCACTATCTACACTCCCATGGGTCATAGCATGGAGGTGACTAAGGTGTCATGTTGGATCCCACAAGAGCCACAGCGCTTGACCCTCTCCTACAGCATCGTGGGAGGTGTGAATATGTGGGGGTCACTAAGCTGTTGGCGAGAGTCAGGATAAGTTAATAATACCTTCTTCTCCTACTACTCTGCTTTCAGGGAATAGCCAGAGCCGGTTTAGACTGCAAGGAGCCATCCTGGTGTACAATGACACTGTGTTGGGGCCTCCATGGCCAGAGCAGCCCTGCACCTATGAGCTATTGATCCATGTTGCAGATGTGGGCCCTTCCATCCCCTACCTCAGCACCACGACCACCATCATTGTGCATCTAGTTCCTTGGAAGGCCAGCACGGTGGCCACCAGCACCCACCAAAGCACAGTGAGGGGGTTCTCAACCCCTTGGGGGTTCTCAGGTTGGGAGAGAGGATCTTGAAGGATGAAGACGCCTGGTTTTTTAAGGTGGAGTTGTGAGAGAAGACATTCTGAGAAGACTGCTAGATGCAAAAACAAATCAGGGGTGTGAGGTACCCTACTCCATAGGGAATTTGAAAGCTGGGTTGCCAATGGCAGTGGTGAGTCTGTGACCCTCCTTTCAGGTGTCCTCAACAATGACACCCCTGATTGTGACAGAAGTAGAGGCTTTCTGGAAGCCAGAGCCCTGGTTTGTGGTAGTGCTGACAGCAACTGGTGCAGTTCTCCTCCTGGCTCTGGGTTGGCTCCTCAGCAGGACCCTCCGGGGGTAGgttcctatctctgcttccttcttcgcTAGCCTACATACAGACACTGGCTGGATTAGGGGGTTTTACTCAATATTGGATGACACTGCCAACTTAGGTGGGTAAACAGACCGAGGAAGGCGGCTACTGTCTCTCCAGAAGTATTCAGATTG harbors:
- the Cdhr4 gene encoding cadherin-related family member 4, yielding MALLRLLEFLFALLIPVLYSLPWTMYISENNGPGTVLTPFSFNCSSYMPTLELLSVRPPTSFFNKPSMHADKGVYLVMVSLSSSARLDALAVNQYELQLQYRCGNFVVDGSIFVHVQRDPGRIRCAGAFASPAGEFIYVPETITPGALVYTLLLPGVQRAQINITSAQNPSPGPFSIDEQGLLRAPSQGLRGQAQKTFQLQISVSFGKNQSCRGMLTVKVLPAPSSQVSFLQKAQSVTISEDLVPGSEVVQVQATGFNLFYEIISPRPSLFYSIGQADGVVRTTAPLDLARVQGAVVTKLQVRAFERPRPWASAVFDLTVSVRAVNQWPPRCHPALLVTQIPETSLVGTVLDTLTCVDPDSAGGPLDYQLRFHSPPDSASLRLRERILEVNATLDCDTPGACFHHSASILVVDGGQPQMTTEIPVLVMVTPVNEFSPACVPRTFRVREDAGPHTLLGSIVGTDMDYPHNSLEYYISGGPSTFAVDRLSGELHLLGPLDYEQQRLYKITILLIDHSQDWDLNSHRSGSCAITIEVEDVNDHAPECEPPFQELTIYTPMGHSMEVTKVSCWIPQEPQRLTLSYSIVGGNSQSRFRLQGAILVYNDTVLGPPWPEQPCTYELLIHVADVGPSIPYLSTTTTIIVHLVPWKASTVATSTHQSTVSSTMTPLIVTEVEAFWKPEPWFVVVLTATGAVLLLALGWLLSRTLRGLATSLQAPSKPARAQLLNSIQGNEGSIEMQMEAPRIEMSQQHFDGRAQDVRMGRDYLFNTLTGARRWL